Genomic segment of Populus nigra chromosome 6, ddPopNigr1.1, whole genome shotgun sequence:
GTATCAATGGAAGCTGTGGCCTCATCTAATACCAAAATTGTCCTTTTCTTTAGCATCACCCTAGCCAGGCACACAAGCTGCCTTTGTCCAACACTCCAGTTTTCTCCATCTTCAGCAACTGATCCATTGCCAGGTTCCGGCATTCAATAACCAAGAAATTGAATTTACAAAACtctgaaaatgaaaaagaaaaagaaaaaggaataggACTTCAAGTTTCTTTATTGGAATAAAATATGTACCTGTTGCGTCAAGAAGTCTTTTATCTTGTTTCACTGTATCTGCAAGCCGGCACTTGTTGAGAACCTGAAAAGCAGAATGGTGTTGAGTTAATGTATATTGAAATCTTTTCAGTAAGAAAGAGTTTTGATTCTTACCTCCCAGATTTCTTGATCCGAGTGTTGCTCCAAAGGATCCAGATTAGTCCTTACAGTTCCTTGAAACAAAGTGGGATCTTGAGGAATTATGCCAAGCCTGGACCTCAAGTCCTGCAAACCTATCTTGGAAATATCCAGTCCATCAATAAGAATTTGTCCTCCTGATGGCTCGATCACTCGAAAGAGAGCTTGAATCAGAGTAGACTTTCCACTTCCCGTCCTGCCCACAACACCGATTTTCTTTCCTCCAGGGAAGGTGCAAGTTATCCCTTTGAGAACCATTGGGAGAGAAGGACCATATTGAACATGAAGGCTTATCAGTTCAATTCTTCCATCCACTGGCCATTCAGGCTTTGGCCCACAATCTTCAATCACTAGAGGAGCTTCGCTAGGTATGTTAGTGAATTGAAGAATTCTTTCAACTGatatcattttgttttcaacGTTGCATAAATTCCAGATAACCCAAGACTGAAGAACATTCAAGTTCAGACCGTAGGTTGCTGCGAGCCCCGCCAAGCCTGAGATCCATTCAACCAACCATTAGACTACAAGTATAATTTATGTGTCAGAAAAGAATCGGAAATGAATTAAAGGTAGAAATATGCTTCTAGTTGTCTATATTTCCTTGTTCTTGCAACATTCAACCATCAAATACGATTAGGAATTATTACAACAGTAAGCGACTGATCAAAAGTGACATCATCATCTTCGGTTTGATTTCTTGTTTAATATTCTCAATGAAAAATAGATATACTACAGATGCTTGATGCGAATGTGGGATACTAGACAATGGTTTCATTactccatttcttttcttctttgaagCTTCCTTAATAGAATCTAGCTATATGGATTTGGttatatattcaaattatgTCAGCTTTTGCCATTGCATCACCTACGAAACAATGCACTATTTGTGATATTCATCTACGAAACTCCAAGTATTCTCGGTTGGAAATTGGTGTGCATAGTTTCTCATGATGTTGGTTCACTAACAATAAGAGATAAGAGAAGCTCACTGGGATTAATGGCTGACTTAGGAAGGCTGACCAAGATGATGAGAACAAGAAAGAACCCAAGATTGAAGAGAAAGTTGATCCGAACGCACAGCCATTCCATTGTGCCTGTGTTGTGAAAGACTATGCGAGAATAATCATCAATTAAGCTTAGGTTCCTCGTCAGAAAGCGTTCTTCCTGATTGAAACAGCGAATTGTCGCTGCTCCTGCAATAGATTCTGAAAAGTGGTGCAAGATAGGAGCCTTTCTGATTCCAATCATTCTGGCTAATTCTCTAGCAGTTGTAATGTAGTAAGCCTGCAGAAAATTTGGATTAAGCTTCTTTAAACATGAGTTGAATGGGATGAATCATCTAAGATTCGGACTAGAAATATCCATGCTTTTTCTTTGGTCGGTGCAGCATAAATGATAAGGAActgttcttgtatttttaataaactctgGCTTGGGAGATCACCCAACCAAGACCTTCATGCAAATCATATCGATGTTGCACCACATGATCACTGCTAAACCATTAAAATCTCTTCTGTGGCTGACAAGGTTTAATCTAATACAAACATGATAAGAAGTTGAAGCAGGATTTTTTATATACCTGATACCAGATGGAGATTCCTAGTATGACAAGAAAGATGGGGAAGACCTGCCAAGCCACCTGAGACATGAGGATAATGATGCTTAATAGCTGAATTAGTGCAAATGCCAATCCAGCCAATCTGTAGGGAATGTCTGTATCTACTGTGCTTTGATCTGTAGATGACTGCCAggacaaacacaaaaaataaaaataaatatttttttctcggaAGCATGTGAAGATGTCAGACAAAGCAAAGAGTGTCGAACTTGGAATAGCAACAAAAAACTAACCCTGCTGAGGATCCTACTAGAGGGAGTAGcatcaaagaaagaaatagtAGCTCGAAAAACTGATGAGATCATTCCAAGGAAGAGACGCTGAGCAGTCTCAATAGCAATTGTTGCCAGAAAAACTGCTCTTCCCAATATAAAGACGGAGCTTCCACCGGACAACAAAATGAATATGCCGATCAGCTTTTCTCTGGTGACCTTGTGGTTCTCTTCTGTTGCCCAGGCAATCCAGTAATTGCTGCCCATCTGCAGTCCCTGGAAAAGGACTTGACACAGAAGAATGATTGGAACAAGGGCTCCTTTGTAAGCTGAAGTAATGAAGGTTGAGTAAACACTCCATTTCACTCTGCCAGTTTCAGATACTTCTTCTTGAGTTCTCTCTGAAAATCTATCAGAACTGCTAGgcttttcaaatttttcttctgtgacttcaatttgatttaactgAGATGGTATACTGGTTAATGAGTTATCTTCTTGGGGTGGATTCACTTGGTTTAGTGATCTTCTATGGGCAACCATTTGTCTAACAAGTTCACCCGTGGGATCTGCAATCAAGTCTTCATATTTTCCTGACTGGACAATCATGCCATCTTTCATCACCTATAAAGACACATTTAAAAGTGATGGATAAGAGGCTTGGGAGGGCCAAATTCATGTGATAGTTGGATATCTAGTCAAAGTTTCAGGTTATGTACCAGAACAAGGTCTGCAGCCTGTAAAAATTCCAGTTGATGGGTAGCATATATGACAGTTTTCTGAGACAAGAGTTGCATGAGACATTTCTGCACAAAAACATTCCAAATATGAGGAAAACAAACAAGATGGGAATACAGACACAGAAGTATAGTTGCATGAGAGATAGTAAAAAGCATAGAAAATAGTGGGAAGATGCTTGCCTTGAACAAATGCGTTCCAGTATGCGCATCAACAGCACTAAAAGGATCATCTAGGATATAAACATCTGAATTACTGTAGAGAGCTCTTGCAAGTTGAATTCTCTGCTTTTGTCCGCCACTCAAGTTCACCCCTCTCTCTCCCACTACAGTCAAATCTCCATCAGCCCATTGCTCAATATCCTGGTTCAAAGCACACCCTTTCAAAACATCATCATAAAAGTCCCTATTCATATCCTTGCCGAACAACACGTTGTCTCTCACAGTTCTGGTTTGAATCCAAGCTCTCTGTGGAACATAAGCTTTTGTTCCATGAACCTTGATTCCTGCCCCAGAAATCCTGGGAATCTCTCCAATTATGCTGCATAAAAGGCTTGATTTGCCAGACCCAACTGGACCACAAACTGCAACCTTGTACAGCTTCattattttcatgttcttgGTAATTTTGATGGTAGGTTTCGTTGAGATTTGATCTTTTGTTTCCCAAGCATATTCTCCACTTTTCATTTCGATAGCAATGTCTGATGCTTGAGAAGTTTGGTAACGAATCTGCTTCTTTTGATCTTTTTCTCTTAGAAAATCTTGGATGCGATCGATGGAGACCTTCGTTTGAGCAATCATGGAAATGAGCTCTGGCATGTTGTAGATGGGCTCTTGGAGAATTCGGAAAGTTGCTAGAGCTGAGAGGACTGTTCCTGTTGTCAATGGTGTTTTCAATATAATACAGACACCGAAAGTGATAACGGAAACCAGAGTTGGTGAAGCCCAAAACAGAAAGGCCATTGCTGAACTTGTATAGAGGTATCTCCTCAGACAGTTTCTCTCAGTCTCTCTAAGCTGAAGAAGCTTCTTAAAAAATGTTGGTTCCCATGAATACAGTTTTAAGACTCTCATGCTCTTGAGAGTCTCTGATGTTGCTTTGATTCTTAAGTCCTTGGCTTCCATGATCCTGGAGTGGAGCCTTTCTTGCTTACTGGCCAAAGGAGTGTTGCTAACCATCACCAGAATTGTGGAAGAGAGAGCTGCAATAGAGGGGGCAGCACCCAGGTTTCTATAGAGGATAACAAGGGCCAAAAACACCTGGAATGGTAGCAGCCAAACCCCATGGATGTTCCAACAGAAGTCACCAATTCTCTCTACGTCAACATTGATCATATTTATGATTTTGCCATTGCTTGAACCAGCAAACTTCACTGATAAAGATTTCTTGTAAACTAGTACTGAGAGAGCAGCTCTCACTCGCACGCCAATACGCTGAGCACCGAAGTACCATTGCCGCTGTGTTAAGGACTCAACTGTCTTCgagaaaaagaagatgaaagcaAGAACCAGTCCATTGAGGTATCCTGAATCATCATGATTCTCCGACAAAAAATTTACGAAGTTGGTGATCAAAAGAGGACCCATATAGGAGGCGATTGTGTTTACTCCTGCAGAAGATGAACAGAATTAAGCATAATAGACCTCCTAAACAGAATCTGAAGATTGATGCAAGATTGAACAAAGAGATACCTGCAAAAACTCCATTTACAGTCAGGGATTTCCAAACAGCATATGCTATGGCTTTCGGCAAATTCGAAGtctcgtttttattttttccaaacgAATCCTCAAGCAATGAGGAAGCATACCTGGCCGTTTCTGATGCAGGAACTGAAGGAACATGAGATAGCTCAAGTTTTTCCATCCTCCCCCTACTAAACAGTGGGTTTAGCCATCGAAAAGTAAGCTTGCTCCAAATCCCAGCATTCCTATAGCAAGCTGAATCTTTGAACAAACTCCCATGAAGCAATGGGGTTTCAAGATCATTATGTGTCTTGGTACTTCTACATCTGAATGTCAAAGCATTGAGAGAAAGCAAAATTGACAGTGGTAAGGAAGGGAAATCAGCAATATTAGCTTCGGGCCAGGAATAAGGCAATTCTATGGAACTAAAACGGGTGATGAAGTGAATGGAAACAGAAAGCGAACAAAAGATGCTGTAAACGACCCACCAAAGAATAACGACTACGGGCCATCTGTTGTTTTCTCTAAGAGTTCTGTTTTTGGAATAGCAAGCAACTAGAGTAGCTAAAATCCAAGTCACGGATAAGAACACAGATTTAGAGGTAACAATTCCAAGGTCCCAATACTGATAAAACCCAAAACCAAGGTACAAAATCGAGATTATGATGTTAGAAAGAACAGCAACTGTAGTGAACAGCACTGTGGGTTGTTTCACTGCTTGGTGTTCTCTGCATTGTAAATCACCACCGCCTCTCCTTTGTTTCAAGATGTCTGTCAACAGCCATGCCAGTAACAGTACGGCAAATGCGGCATAGACAATCTCTACAGAAATGTCCATTCCAGTCCCCAGCAAAAAAATTCCCATCTCAACTTGATC
This window contains:
- the LOC133698063 gene encoding putative ABC transporter C family member 15 — protein: MGIFLLGTGMDISVEIVYAAFAVLLLAWLLTDILKQRRGGGDLQCREHQAVKQPTVLFTTVAVLSNIIISILYLGFGFYQYWDLGIVTSKSVFLSVTWILATLVACYSKNRTLRENNRWPVVVILWWVVYSIFCSLSVSIHFITRFSSIELPYSWPEANIADFPSLPLSILLSLNALTFRCRSTKTHNDLETPLLHGSLFKDSACYRNAGIWSKLTFRWLNPLFSRGRMEKLELSHVPSVPASETARYASSLLEDSFGKNKNETSNLPKAIAYAVWKSLTVNGVFAGVNTIASYMGPLLITNFVNFLSENHDDSGYLNGLVLAFIFFFSKTVESLTQRQWYFGAQRIGVRVRAALSVLVYKKSLSVKFAGSSNGKIINMINVDVERIGDFCWNIHGVWLLPFQVFLALVILYRNLGAAPSIAALSSTILVMVSNTPLASKQERLHSRIMEAKDLRIKATSETLKSMRVLKLYSWEPTFFKKLLQLRETERNCLRRYLYTSSAMAFLFWASPTLVSVITFGVCIILKTPLTTGTVLSALATFRILQEPIYNMPELISMIAQTKVSIDRIQDFLREKDQKKQIRYQTSQASDIAIEMKSGEYAWETKDQISTKPTIKITKNMKIMKLYKVAVCGPVGSGKSSLLCSIIGEIPRISGAGIKVHGTKAYVPQRAWIQTRTVRDNVLFGKDMNRDFYDDVLKGCALNQDIEQWADGDLTVVGERGVNLSGGQKQRIQLARALYSNSDVYILDDPFSAVDAHTGTHLFKKCLMQLLSQKTVIYATHQLEFLQAADLVLVMKDGMIVQSGKYEDLIADPTGELVRQMVAHRRSLNQVNPPQEDNSLTSIPSQLNQIEVTEEKFEKPSSSDRFSERTQEEVSETGRVKWSVYSTFITSAYKGALVPIILLCQVLFQGLQMGSNYWIAWATEENHKVTREKLIGIFILLSGGSSVFILGRAVFLATIAIETAQRLFLGMISSVFRATISFFDATPSSRILSRSSTDQSTVDTDIPYRLAGLAFALIQLLSIIILMSQVAWQVFPIFLVILGISIWYQAYYITTARELARMIGIRKAPILHHFSESIAGAATIRCFNQEERFLTRNLSLIDDYSRIVFHNTGTMEWLCVRINFLFNLGFFLVLIILVSLPKSAINPSLAGLAATYGLNLNVLQSWVIWNLCNVENKMISVERILQFTNIPSEAPLVIEDCGPKPEWPVDGRIELISLHVQYGPSLPMVLKGITCTFPGGKKIGVVGRTGSGKSTLIQALFRVIEPSGGQILIDGLDISKIGLQDLRSRLGIIPQDPTLFQGTVRTNLDPLEQHSDQEIWEVLNKCRLADTVKQDKRLLDATVAEDGENWSVGQRQLVCLARVMLKKRTILVLDEATASIDTATDNIIQGTIREETSRCTVITVAHRIPTVIDNDLVLVLDDGKVVEYDSPVKLLEDNSSSFSKLVKEFLRRSMQE